One window of the Hyperolius riggenbachi isolate aHypRig1 chromosome 5, aHypRig1.pri, whole genome shotgun sequence genome contains the following:
- the STMN2 gene encoding stathmin-2, with amino-acid sequence MAKTAIAYKEKMKELSMLSLICSCFNPDPQTISVYSYDDMEVKQINKRASGQAFELILKPPSPVSEAPRTLASPKKKDVSLEDIQAKLEAAEDRRRSQEALILKQLAEKREHEREVLQKALEENNNFSKMAEEKLILKMEQIKENREAYLASLMERLQEKERHAEEVRRNKELQEELSG; translated from the exons cctACAAAGAAAAAATGAAGGAGCTGTCTATGCTCTCCTTGATCTGCTCTTGTTTCAATCCCGATCCTCAGACCATCTCTGTGTACTCATACGATG ATATGGAGGTGAAACAGATTAACAAGCGTGCATCTGGTCAAGCCTTCGAGCTGATCCTGAAACCGCCATCCCCCGTCTCCGAGGCTCCGCGCACCTTGGCCTCTCCAAAGAAGAAGGATGTTTCCTTAGAAGACATCCAGGCAAAGCTGGAAGCTGCAGAGGACAGGAGAAGG TCTCAGGAAGCCCTGATCCTGAAGCAGCTGGCAGAGAAACGAGAGCATGAAAGGGAAGTTCTGCAGAAGGCACTGGAGGAAAACAATAACTTTAGCAAAATGGCGGAGGAAAAACTCATACTGAAAATGGAACAAATTAAAGAAAACCGCGAGGCCTATCTAGCTTCCCTCATGGAACGTCTTCAAGAGAAG GAGAGGCATGCTGAAGAGGTCCGTAGGAACAAGGAACTCCAGGAGGAGCTGTCTGGATGA